The following are encoded together in the Bradyrhizobium genosp. L genome:
- a CDS encoding ABC transporter ATP-binding protein, with translation MDHLSGYAHRPFPFVLRYLRRRLPSHVVILSAVLAAVACSVGTQYGVKNMVDALSAGPSSANGVWLAFALLMSLIAADNFMWRIASWTASYTFVSVTGDLRRDMFRHLTGHAPSYFTDRLPGMLTSRITATSNAVFTVENMFVWNVLPPCIATIAAITLVGTVSVTMSAVLILISGTMVAVMFRIAAAGKPLHDDFANRAAAVDGEMVDVINNLPLVRAFCGLGYEHERFDATVNRELIARGRSLRYLEKLRLIHAAVTVILTIAMLAWAVNLWQQGTATTGDVVLVCTLGISILSATRDLAVALVDVTQHVARLTEALATLLQPHELNDHPEAEPLVKSGAAIAFNNVSFRYPGGLQVFERFSLRIQPGQRVGLVGQSGGGKSTLFTLLQRFYDVENGSITVDGQDIARVTQQSLRAAISVVPQDISLFHRSIMENIRYGRPDATDDEVLRAAIAARCDFIETLPEGMDTIVGDRGIKVSGGQRQRIAIARAFLKDAPILLLDEATAALDAESEEAIREALSRLMRGRTVVAIAHRLATLRSFDRVVMLQGGRIVEDGSPDILVKGKGPYRDLVAREMGRLSPSAA, from the coding sequence ATGGACCATCTGTCAGGATATGCGCATCGCCCCTTTCCCTTCGTGCTGCGCTATCTGCGTAGGCGCCTTCCCTCGCACGTCGTCATCCTGTCGGCGGTGCTGGCGGCGGTTGCCTGCTCGGTGGGCACGCAATATGGCGTGAAGAATATGGTCGATGCCTTGTCGGCCGGACCGTCGTCCGCGAATGGCGTATGGCTGGCATTCGCTCTGCTCATGTCGCTGATCGCGGCCGACAACTTCATGTGGCGGATTGCCAGTTGGACCGCGAGCTACACCTTCGTCAGCGTCACCGGCGATCTGCGCCGTGACATGTTCCGCCATCTCACCGGCCACGCCCCGAGCTACTTCACTGACCGGTTACCCGGCATGTTGACCAGCCGCATCACCGCGACGTCGAACGCCGTGTTCACGGTCGAGAACATGTTCGTATGGAACGTGTTACCGCCCTGCATCGCGACCATTGCGGCGATCACGCTGGTTGGAACCGTCAGCGTGACAATGTCAGCGGTGCTGATCCTGATTTCGGGAACCATGGTGGCCGTCATGTTCCGCATTGCCGCCGCCGGCAAGCCGCTGCACGACGACTTCGCCAACCGCGCTGCGGCGGTCGACGGCGAGATGGTCGACGTCATCAACAATCTGCCGCTGGTGCGCGCGTTCTGCGGGCTCGGCTATGAGCACGAGCGCTTCGACGCGACGGTGAACCGGGAACTCATCGCCCGCGGCCGTTCCCTGCGCTATCTCGAGAAGCTGCGCCTCATTCACGCGGCCGTGACCGTGATCCTGACGATTGCAATGCTCGCCTGGGCGGTCAATCTCTGGCAGCAGGGCACGGCGACCACCGGCGACGTCGTGCTGGTCTGCACCCTCGGCATCTCGATCCTCAGCGCCACCCGCGATCTCGCGGTTGCGCTGGTCGACGTCACCCAGCATGTCGCGCGGCTCACCGAAGCGCTGGCGACGCTGCTGCAGCCGCACGAACTGAACGACCATCCGGAGGCCGAACCGCTGGTGAAGAGCGGCGCCGCGATCGCGTTCAACAATGTCTCGTTCCGCTATCCCGGCGGCCTGCAGGTGTTCGAACGCTTCAGTTTGCGCATCCAGCCCGGCCAGCGGGTCGGTCTGGTCGGCCAGTCCGGTGGCGGCAAGTCGACGCTGTTTACACTGCTGCAGCGCTTCTACGACGTCGAGAACGGCAGCATCACCGTCGACGGCCAGGACATCGCTCGCGTCACCCAGCAGAGCCTGCGCGCGGCGATCTCGGTGGTGCCGCAGGACATCTCGCTGTTCCATCGCTCGATCATGGAGAACATCCGCTACGGCCGGCCCGACGCCACCGACGACGAGGTGCTGCGCGCGGCGATCGCAGCGCGATGCGACTTCATCGAGACCCTGCCGGAAGGCATGGACACGATCGTCGGCGACCGCGGCATCAAGGTGTCCGGCGGCCAGCGCCAGCGCATCGCGATCGCGCGCGCCTTCCTGAAGGATGCGCCGATCCTGCTGCTCGACGAGGCCACCGCGGCGCTCGACGCCGAATCGGAGGAGGCGATCCGCGAGGCGTTGTCGCGGCTGATGCGCGGGCGTACGGTGGTTGCGATCGCGCATCGCCTTGCGACGCTGCGCAGCTTCGATCGGGTCGTGATGCTGCAGGGTGGCCGGATCGTCGAGGATGGTTCGCCGGATATCCTGGTGAAGGGGAAGGGCCCTTACCGCGACCTGGTGGCCCGCGAAATGGGCCGTCTCTCTCCCAGCGCGGCCTGA
- a CDS encoding amylo-alpha-1,6-glucosidase, with protein sequence MAADVVTQITARITEQIVVESSFYIPMTGPAARPRRSLKHDDTFIVLDSHGDIGASAGGPDGLFNADTRYLARLEMVLEEVQPLLLGSNLRDDNSSLTVDLTNSDVYRNDRLVLQKDTLHIVRSIFLWRGTAYQRIGLQNHGEHAASFDLTLLFDNDFADLFEVRGERRPHRGTGTSRLLGPTDVMLEYCGLDDQTRITALHFDPRPTRLSVGAATYHFELAPAQATSLFVAVSCNKPIMHKPVPFFRGLLAHRREMRNSSAGAASIETSNNIFNEVLCQAMADLNMLMTETPQGRYPYAGIPWYSTTFGRDGLITALQMLWVDPRIACGVLKRLAVFQAKAVDPRADAAPGKILHEMRGGEMAALREVPFAQYYGSVDSTPLFVLLAGLYLERTGDVDTLRELWPAVEAGLQWIDGPGDPDRDGFIEYQRATEQGLQNQGWKDSFDAIFHADGRLAEGNIALAEVQGYVFAGKHFAARAARQLGFAERAAKLDAEAEKLREQFEAAFWCEELGTYAVALDGAKQQCKVRTSNAGQTLFSGMVREDRARRVAADLMSPKFFSGWGIRTVATGEARYNPMSYHDGSIWPHDNALIALGFARYGLKHSVAHLFKGLFDAASYMELRRLPELFCGFRRERRRGPVLYPVACAPQAWASATPFTLLEAALGLEFDVARGEIRLRDPRLPDFLNEVVLRDLRLGASSVDLRVRRHNGEVSLEVLRTRGQIQVSIVLTH encoded by the coding sequence ATGGCAGCCGACGTCGTTACGCAGATCACTGCCCGCATCACCGAGCAGATCGTGGTGGAGTCGTCGTTTTATATTCCAATGACGGGCCCCGCGGCGCGGCCGCGGCGCTCGCTCAAGCACGACGACACCTTCATCGTGCTCGACAGCCATGGCGACATCGGCGCCTCGGCGGGCGGGCCGGACGGCCTGTTCAACGCAGATACCCGCTACCTCGCGCGGCTCGAGATGGTGCTGGAAGAGGTGCAGCCGCTGCTGCTCGGCTCCAATCTGCGCGACGACAATTCGTCGCTGACGGTCGACCTCACCAATTCCGACGTCTACCGCAACGACCGGCTGGTGCTGCAAAAGGACACGCTGCACATCGTGCGGTCGATCTTCCTGTGGCGCGGCACCGCCTATCAGCGCATCGGGCTGCAGAACCACGGCGAGCACGCCGCGAGCTTCGATCTCACGCTGCTGTTCGACAACGACTTCGCCGACCTGTTCGAGGTCCGCGGCGAGCGCCGACCGCATCGTGGCACGGGCACGAGCCGGCTCCTGGGGCCGACCGATGTCATGCTGGAATATTGCGGCCTCGACGATCAGACGCGGATCACCGCGCTGCATTTCGACCCGCGCCCGACGCGGCTGTCGGTGGGCGCTGCGACCTATCATTTCGAGCTCGCGCCGGCGCAGGCGACGTCGCTGTTCGTTGCGGTGTCCTGCAACAAGCCGATTATGCACAAGCCGGTGCCGTTCTTCCGCGGACTGCTGGCGCACCGCCGCGAGATGCGGAATTCGTCGGCCGGCGCGGCCTCGATCGAGACCTCCAACAACATCTTCAACGAGGTGTTGTGCCAGGCGATGGCCGACCTCAACATGCTGATGACCGAGACGCCGCAGGGCCGCTATCCCTATGCCGGCATCCCCTGGTATTCGACCACGTTCGGCCGCGACGGCCTGATCACCGCGCTGCAGATGCTGTGGGTCGATCCACGCATCGCGTGCGGCGTGCTGAAACGGCTCGCGGTGTTCCAGGCCAAGGCGGTCGATCCGCGCGCGGACGCCGCGCCGGGCAAGATCCTGCACGAGATGCGCGGCGGCGAGATGGCGGCGCTGCGCGAGGTGCCGTTCGCGCAATATTACGGCAGCGTCGATTCGACGCCGCTGTTCGTGCTGCTCGCCGGGCTCTATCTGGAGCGCACCGGCGATGTCGACACGCTGCGCGAATTGTGGCCCGCGGTCGAGGCCGGATTGCAATGGATCGACGGCCCGGGCGATCCCGACCGCGACGGCTTCATCGAGTATCAGCGCGCCACCGAGCAGGGCCTGCAGAACCAGGGCTGGAAGGATTCGTTCGACGCCATCTTCCATGCCGACGGCAGGCTCGCCGAGGGAAATATCGCGCTGGCCGAAGTGCAGGGCTACGTGTTCGCCGGCAAGCATTTCGCCGCGCGCGCGGCGCGCCAGCTCGGCTTTGCGGAGAGGGCAGCGAAGCTGGACGCCGAGGCCGAAAAGCTGCGCGAGCAGTTCGAAGCGGCGTTCTGGTGCGAGGAGCTCGGTACCTATGCGGTCGCGCTCGACGGCGCCAAGCAGCAGTGCAAGGTGCGCACGTCGAATGCCGGCCAGACGCTGTTCTCCGGCATGGTGCGGGAAGACCGCGCCCGGCGGGTCGCCGCAGACCTGATGAGCCCAAAATTCTTCTCGGGCTGGGGCATCCGCACCGTCGCGACCGGCGAAGCGCGCTACAATCCGATGTCCTATCACGACGGCTCGATCTGGCCGCACGACAATGCGCTGATCGCGCTCGGCTTCGCCCGCTACGGGCTGAAGCACTCGGTGGCGCATCTGTTCAAGGGGCTGTTCGACGCCGCGAGCTACATGGAGCTGCGGCGGTTGCCGGAGCTATTCTGTGGCTTCCGCCGCGAACGCCGGCGCGGCCCGGTGCTCTATCCCGTGGCCTGCGCGCCGCAGGCCTGGGCCAGCGCGACGCCGTTCACCTTGCTCGAGGCGGCGCTCGGACTCGAATTCGATGTTGCCCGCGGCGAGATTCGCCTGCGCGATCCCCGCCTGCCGGACTTCCTCAACGAGGTGGTGTTGCGCGACCTCAGGTTAGGTGCTTCCAGCGTCGATTTGCGGGTGCGCCGTCACAACGGCGAGGTGTCGCTCGAAGTGTTGCGCACGCGCGGGCAGATCCAGGTTTCGATCGTGCTGACGCATTAG
- a CDS encoding PRC-barrel domain-containing protein, with protein MRSRIIVTLAAALLLSCAGVRAADDSSPSPAPSAPSTTGSKEPAKEPAKEPAPPPSVTVIGARDAHGILGRDVRSTANEDMGRIVDVIVDRDGKVRAAVIDFGGFLGVGSRKIVVDWNALRFAGVSNKSDSITLDLTKQQVSAAPEYKEDTPLIVLGAAGSLHPWDYEH; from the coding sequence ATGCGTTCGAGGATCATAGTCACACTGGCGGCGGCGCTGCTGCTGAGCTGCGCCGGTGTCCGCGCCGCCGACGATTCGTCACCGTCGCCCGCACCATCGGCGCCGTCGACCACCGGTTCGAAGGAGCCGGCCAAGGAACCTGCAAAGGAGCCGGCGCCGCCACCGTCGGTCACCGTGATCGGTGCGCGCGATGCGCACGGCATTCTCGGACGCGACGTCCGCAGCACCGCCAATGAGGATATGGGCCGGATCGTCGACGTCATCGTCGACCGCGACGGCAAAGTCCGCGCTGCCGTGATCGATTTCGGCGGCTTCCTCGGCGTCGGCAGCCGCAAGATCGTGGTCGATTGGAACGCGCTACGCTTTGCAGGCGTTTCCAACAAGAGCGACAGCATCACGCTGGATTTGACCAAGCAGCAGGTCAGCGCTGCGCCCGAATACAAGGAAGATACGCCGCTGATCGTGCTGGGCGCGGCCGGCAGCCTCCACCCATGGGATTATGAACATTAG
- a CDS encoding MFS transporter: MNIRGLKLVARPNSSFETVGDDRGERSAGDTHVVPLAQDPPKSSPRPEEPHTPSRESQRGLDWFIFFLADVQTGFGPFIAVYLTTQKWTQVEIGFVLSIGGIIGLLGQMPGGAIVDAARSERIVAGCAVATIGTCALAYAVWPILPVVMVAAAFHALASCVLGPAIAAISLGLVGPHAIGERLGRNARFASLGNGSAAALMGACGYLLSSRSVFLVTFILAIPTLLSLSQIREREIDIAQAHGEVKREVPDKKATSVLSLVRHRSLLIFAGAMMLFQLANAAMLPLMAGVVTTRSSQWAPVLIAACIIVPQAIVALSSPSVGRRAQIWGRRPLLLIAFGALVIRGLLFATVRDPYLLVAVQVFDGITAAIFSVMVPLVVADVAFGSGHFNLAQGIVGTAVGIGASLSTVLAGYVSDKLGSGTAFLGLAGVAGLGLLMIWMVMPETRRTV, translated from the coding sequence ATGAACATTAGGGGACTGAAGCTGGTCGCGCGTCCGAACTCTTCCTTCGAGACGGTTGGCGACGATCGTGGCGAACGATCAGCCGGCGACACCCATGTTGTGCCGTTGGCTCAGGATCCGCCGAAGAGTTCGCCCAGGCCGGAAGAGCCGCACACACCATCGCGCGAAAGCCAGCGCGGGCTCGACTGGTTCATCTTCTTCCTGGCCGACGTGCAGACCGGGTTCGGCCCGTTCATTGCGGTCTATCTGACGACGCAGAAATGGACCCAGGTCGAGATCGGCTTCGTGCTCTCGATCGGCGGTATCATCGGCCTGCTCGGCCAGATGCCGGGCGGCGCGATCGTCGATGCCGCACGATCCGAGCGGATCGTCGCGGGGTGCGCGGTCGCGACCATCGGCACCTGCGCGCTGGCCTATGCGGTCTGGCCGATCCTGCCCGTGGTGATGGTGGCCGCGGCATTCCACGCGCTCGCAAGCTGCGTGCTGGGACCCGCGATCGCCGCCATCAGCCTCGGCCTGGTCGGGCCGCATGCGATCGGGGAACGGCTCGGCCGCAACGCGCGCTTCGCTTCGCTCGGCAATGGCTCGGCTGCGGCACTGATGGGCGCCTGCGGCTATCTGCTGTCGAGCCGCTCGGTGTTCCTGGTCACTTTCATCCTGGCAATCCCGACCCTGTTGTCGCTGTCGCAGATCCGCGAGCGCGAGATCGACATCGCGCAGGCCCATGGCGAGGTGAAGCGGGAGGTGCCCGACAAGAAGGCGACCAGCGTGCTCAGCCTGGTGCGGCATCGGTCGCTGCTGATCTTCGCCGGTGCCATGATGCTATTCCAGCTCGCCAACGCCGCGATGTTGCCGCTGATGGCGGGCGTGGTCACGACGCGGTCGAGCCAGTGGGCGCCGGTGCTGATCGCGGCCTGCATCATCGTGCCGCAGGCGATCGTCGCGCTGTCCTCGCCGTCGGTCGGCCGCAGGGCGCAGATTTGGGGCCGACGACCGCTGCTCCTGATCGCGTTCGGCGCGCTCGTGATTCGCGGCCTGCTGTTCGCGACGGTGCGCGATCCCTATTTGCTCGTCGCGGTGCAGGTCTTCGACGGCATCACTGCGGCGATCTTCAGCGTGATGGTGCCGCTGGTGGTGGCCGACGTCGCCTTCGGCAGTGGCCACTTCAATCTTGCGCAGGGCATCGTCGGCACCGCGGTCGGCATCGGCGCCTCGCTCAGCACGGTGCTGGCCGGCTATGTCAGCGACAAGCTCGGCAGCGGCACGGCCTTCCTCGGGCTCGCCGGCGTCGCTGGCCTCGGTCTCCTCATGATCTGGATGGTGATGCCGGAGACGCGGCGGACAGTGTGA
- a CDS encoding L,D-transpeptidase encodes MANQYSMAQSKVAQRYWRHPAIVILAAFVTLTALTGEVAAKQARKPANVEATAPREAGDPIMAIVSIKSQRVTFYDAEGWIYRAPVSTGIKGRETPAGVFALLEKDKDHHSSLYDDAWMPNMQRITWNGVALHGGPLPGYAASHGCVRMPYDFAEKLFDKTDIGMRVIIAPNDAEPVDFSHPALFVPNADAIKAAPGRVQTASRDAEDAAKAADDAKKAAVTTARESTALTASLRRLEQAKTRADAELKFADRTLAAAKTDEAKAKAEELQQKATTKVTDSASQLETAKTDAKAKTDAAAAAKEAVKAAEAKKVETAKAAIQAKLALEPVSVYISRATQKIYVRRNTHKAWPDGGEVFDSSIEAPVTIRDPDKPIGTHIFTAVARDGAGLRWTEVTIDEGDNAKDALDRITIPQDVLDRIAPTAAPRSSIIVSDEPLSTETNYRTEFVAVLSNQPQGGFITRKPSEVRVARRDNPDDDGGFFSSFQRSWGPQPAPQQRGWDDSQRSWDPQNGFGWNQQPSPPPQNGNPRRRGGQTYRQVQQPVQQQGGWFQPSW; translated from the coding sequence ATGGCAAATCAATATTCGATGGCGCAATCCAAGGTAGCGCAGCGGTACTGGCGGCACCCCGCCATTGTGATTTTGGCGGCGTTCGTCACACTGACGGCGCTGACCGGCGAGGTTGCCGCGAAACAGGCCCGTAAGCCAGCCAACGTCGAGGCGACCGCGCCGCGCGAGGCCGGCGATCCGATCATGGCGATCGTGTCGATCAAGAGCCAGCGGGTTACCTTCTACGACGCCGAAGGCTGGATTTACCGCGCGCCGGTGTCGACCGGCATCAAGGGGCGCGAGACGCCCGCCGGCGTCTTTGCGCTGCTCGAGAAGGATAAGGACCATCACTCCAGCCTTTATGACGATGCCTGGATGCCGAACATGCAGCGCATCACCTGGAACGGCGTCGCGCTGCACGGTGGGCCGCTGCCCGGCTATGCCGCCTCGCATGGCTGCGTCCGGATGCCCTACGACTTTGCCGAAAAGCTGTTCGACAAGACCGATATCGGGATGCGGGTGATCATCGCGCCGAACGACGCCGAGCCGGTGGACTTCTCGCATCCGGCGCTGTTCGTGCCGAATGCCGATGCCATCAAGGCTGCCCCGGGGCGGGTCCAGACGGCCAGCCGCGATGCCGAGGACGCGGCCAAGGCCGCCGACGATGCCAAGAAGGCGGCCGTGACGACGGCGCGCGAGTCGACCGCGCTCACGGCCTCGTTGCGCAGGCTGGAGCAGGCGAAGACCCGCGCCGACGCCGAGCTCAAATTTGCCGACAGGACGCTCGCCGCGGCCAAGACCGACGAGGCCAAGGCAAAGGCCGAGGAACTCCAGCAGAAGGCCACGACCAAGGTTACCGACAGCGCGTCTCAACTTGAGACCGCCAAGACCGACGCCAAGGCCAAGACCGACGCTGCCGCCGCCGCAAAGGAGGCCGTCAAGGCGGCCGAGGCGAAAAAAGTGGAAACCGCGAAGGCGGCGATCCAGGCCAAACTCGCCCTCGAGCCGGTCTCGGTCTATATCAGCCGCGCGACGCAGAAGATCTACGTCCGGCGCAACACGCACAAGGCGTGGCCCGACGGCGGCGAGGTGTTCGATTCCTCGATCGAGGCGCCCGTCACGATCCGCGATCCCGACAAGCCGATCGGCACGCACATTTTCACGGCGGTGGCGCGCGACGGCGCGGGCCTGCGCTGGACCGAGGTCACGATCGACGAAGGGGACAACGCCAAGGATGCGCTCGACCGCATCACCATTCCGCAGGATGTGCTCGATCGCATCGCGCCGACCGCAGCCCCACGGTCCTCGATCATCGTCTCGGACGAGCCGCTGAGCACCGAGACCAATTATCGCACCGAGTTCGTCGCGGTGCTGAGCAACCAGCCCCAGGGCGGCTTCATCACCCGCAAGCCGAGCGAGGTCCGTGTCGCGCGCCGCGACAATCCGGATGACGACGGCGGCTTCTTCTCCTCGTTCCAGCGTAGCTGGGGGCCGCAGCCGGCACCGCAGCAGCGCGGTTGGGATGATTCCCAGCGCAGCTGGGATCCCCAAAACGGCTTCGGCTGGAATCAGCAGCCGAGCCCCCCGCCCCAGAACGGCAATCCTCGTCGGCGCGGCGGCCAGACCTATCGTCAGGTGCAACAGCCCGTTCAACAGCAGGGCGGCTGGTTTCAACCGTCCTGGTAG
- the glgA gene encoding glycogen synthase GlgA — translation MKVLFVTTEMDDFVRVGGLAAVSAALPRALRPWSDTRIMLPGYRDVVEQFTHIEIVGHCAALAEMPACTLGRASTKDGLPVYVLLCPELYERPGNPYGDESGRDWPDNDIRFARFASAAAELAMGMLDKNWAADLVHVNDWQAALTPAYLAWRGAQIPSILTIHNLAYQGLFSKQALRRIGAPESSFHIDGLEFYDQLSFLKGGLVYATHLTTVSATYAREITTAELGCGLEGLLRIRSDANELTGILNGIDESWDPRTCAQLAKPFGAGDWKGKQANADYVRRQFGLAISRGPIFGLVARLVHQKGVDLVLSAADEIIRDGGQLVVVGTGEAAIEDALVAAHRRRPEAIGVVIGFNDAQARRIFAGSDFTLMPSRFEPCGLSQMYAQRFGSLPIGHQTGGLAETIADGETGFLFPQPSAESFLSGVRRAFDAYHRKDRLNAMRASAMAKSYSWDLSAACYGALYKRLIMPRVAA, via the coding sequence TTGAAGGTCTTGTTCGTCACGACGGAGATGGACGATTTCGTCCGCGTGGGCGGGCTCGCTGCCGTTTCTGCGGCACTGCCGCGGGCGCTGCGCCCCTGGAGCGACACCAGGATCATGCTTCCCGGCTACCGGGACGTGGTCGAGCAATTCACCCATATTGAGATAGTCGGGCACTGCGCTGCGCTGGCCGAGATGCCGGCCTGCACGCTCGGGCGCGCGTCGACCAAAGACGGGCTGCCGGTCTACGTGCTGTTGTGCCCAGAACTCTACGAGCGGCCGGGCAATCCCTATGGCGACGAGTCCGGCCGCGACTGGCCCGACAACGACATCCGCTTCGCCCGCTTCGCGTCTGCCGCCGCCGAACTTGCAATGGGCATGCTGGACAAGAATTGGGCAGCGGACCTGGTGCATGTCAACGATTGGCAGGCGGCGCTCACACCGGCTTACCTCGCCTGGCGCGGCGCGCAGATTCCCTCGATCCTGACCATCCACAACCTCGCCTATCAGGGCCTGTTCTCGAAGCAAGCGCTGCGGCGGATCGGCGCGCCGGAAAGCTCCTTCCACATCGACGGGCTGGAATTCTACGACCAACTCTCCTTCCTCAAGGGCGGCCTTGTCTACGCCACGCATCTGACCACGGTCAGCGCGACCTATGCGCGGGAGATCACGACCGCGGAGCTCGGCTGCGGGCTGGAGGGCCTGCTGCGCATCCGCTCCGATGCCAACGAGCTCACCGGCATCCTCAACGGCATCGACGAGAGCTGGGACCCGCGCACCTGCGCGCAGCTCGCAAAGCCGTTCGGCGCCGGCGACTGGAAAGGCAAGCAGGCCAACGCCGATTACGTCCGCCGCCAGTTCGGCCTTGCGATCTCGCGTGGCCCGATCTTCGGCCTGGTCGCCCGCCTCGTGCACCAGAAGGGCGTCGACCTCGTGCTGTCGGCCGCCGACGAGATCATCAGAGACGGCGGGCAGCTCGTCGTCGTCGGCACCGGTGAAGCTGCGATCGAGGACGCGCTGGTGGCCGCGCACCGGCGCCGGCCGGAGGCGATCGGCGTCGTGATCGGCTTCAACGACGCCCAGGCGCGCCGGATCTTCGCCGGCAGCGATTTCACCTTGATGCCGTCGCGCTTCGAGCCCTGCGGGCTCAGCCAGATGTATGCCCAGCGCTTCGGCTCGCTGCCGATCGGCCACCAGACCGGTGGGCTGGCCGAGACCATCGCCGACGGCGAGACCGGCTTCCTGTTCCCGCAGCCGTCGGCGGAATCCTTCCTCAGTGGCGTCAGGCGCGCCTTCGACGCGTATCACAGGAAGGATCGCCTCAACGCCATGCGCGCGAGCGCGATGGCGAAGTCCTACAGCTGGGACCTGTCAGCCGCCTGCTACGGCGCGCTCTACAAACGACTGATCATGCCGCGGGTGGCCGCGTAG
- a CDS encoding CaiB/BaiF CoA transferase family protein has translation MDKTIAGNDEGNLTGSFAGLRVLDFSTTIAGPHCTRMLADMGAEVIKIEPAEGETMRTRPPVRNNCSTVFGQLNVGKHSVVLDLKSPAGVEAVRRLIATADVLVENYRPGVMRRLKLDYAAIRDINPRLVYCSISGYGQTGPSAELPAYAPVIHAASGYEMAHLAYQPGRSRPDYCGIYHADVVTGTYAFGAISAALYQRSTSGKGQHIDVSMLESMLSLTLNEVQGTQFEIKPPQRPMFGPTATSDGYVMMAIASEKTFQNLMQVIGRPEWISDSRFARYADRRANWGVLMDGVEAWSRTQTTQACLAALNEHGVPSSAYRTVREALADPQVAHRDALAEVEDGGGMFKVLNQPFRMSGATVAAGKRMSTLGEHTLSYLKEIGLSEREIASFSSLRPKSAQG, from the coding sequence TTGGACAAGACAATAGCCGGCAACGATGAGGGGAATTTGACAGGCAGCTTCGCCGGGCTCCGCGTGCTCGATTTTTCGACCACGATTGCCGGCCCGCATTGCACGCGGATGCTCGCCGACATGGGCGCTGAGGTGATCAAGATCGAACCGGCCGAAGGCGAGACGATGCGCACCCGCCCGCCGGTGCGCAACAACTGCTCGACGGTGTTCGGCCAGCTCAACGTCGGCAAACACAGCGTGGTGCTCGACCTGAAGTCTCCGGCCGGCGTCGAGGCGGTGCGCCGGCTGATTGCGACGGCCGATGTGCTGGTGGAGAATTATCGGCCCGGCGTGATGCGGCGGCTGAAGCTCGACTACGCCGCGATCCGCGACATCAATCCGAGGCTGGTCTATTGCTCGATCTCCGGCTATGGCCAGACCGGTCCGTCGGCGGAACTGCCGGCCTATGCGCCGGTGATCCATGCCGCGTCCGGCTACGAAATGGCGCATCTCGCCTATCAGCCGGGCCGCAGCCGGCCCGATTATTGCGGCATCTATCATGCCGACGTGGTGACCGGCACCTACGCTTTCGGTGCGATCTCGGCCGCGCTCTATCAGCGCAGCACGAGCGGCAAGGGTCAGCACATCGATGTCTCGATGCTGGAATCGATGTTGAGCCTCACTTTGAACGAAGTGCAGGGGACACAATTCGAGATCAAGCCACCGCAGCGCCCGATGTTCGGGCCGACTGCAACCAGCGACGGCTATGTGATGATGGCGATCGCCAGCGAGAAGACGTTCCAGAACCTGATGCAGGTGATCGGCCGTCCCGAATGGATCTCCGATTCGCGCTTCGCGAGATATGCCGACCGGCGCGCCAATTGGGGCGTCCTGATGGATGGCGTCGAAGCCTGGTCGCGCACGCAGACGACGCAAGCGTGTCTTGCGGCACTCAATGAGCATGGCGTGCCGTCGTCGGCCTACCGCACCGTGCGCGAAGCGCTGGCCGATCCGCAAGTAGCGCATCGTGATGCGCTGGCCGAGGTCGAGGACGGCGGCGGCATGTTCAAGGTGCTCAATCAGCCGTTCCGCATGTCAGGCGCGACCGTCGCGGCCGGCAAGCGCATGTCGACGCTCGGCGAGCACACGCTGTCTTACCTGAAGGAGATCGGCCTCTCCGAGCGGGAGATCGCAAGCTTCTCGAGCCTGCGACCGAAATCGGCACAAGGTTAG